One window of the Actinomyces wuliandei genome contains the following:
- a CDS encoding ABC transporter substrate-binding protein encodes MRCFPVGFPVRLLGLLGALALAGASLGACSSAEDPGGLGAAGGCDALDHLGTFDDAVVTVSSALSDSEAERFEVSLTAFEECTGIDVVHTGSDSMETDLLEGAGVGSTPSAGQGLPDLAIVPQPGLVDELARAGALVALPDRVNANIEIGWNRQWAQMGTYDGTPYAAPLMASVKSFIWYSPVAFEEGGYEVPRSWADLEALTEQVVEDHPDGAVTPWCLGLADGESTGWTMTDWLEDAMLVTQGPGAYDAWAGHQSALDDVSAVRALTAVDDLVLADGHVDGGREAAAARSVEEAGAALLEGRCLMLHASSSFETMLPEGTVVTDTDGHSPVAYSTQRDTEDVGGAESPGGRGAPSQVPSPTARPTASSASTTVRTGATVSAFLTPSADRSTAPVLVGSDYLVALAEGEAQAALMDYLTSAHWAQERASLGGVATAHQGVDASQIPSDVARRATTLLQSRETTVRMDASDSMPAVVGAEALWADLTRWTTGELSPKEALSSAEKSWPQEG; translated from the coding sequence ATGCGATGTTTTCCGGTTGGCTTCCCGGTCCGTCTCCTGGGGCTGCTGGGTGCTCTCGCCCTGGCGGGTGCCAGCCTGGGGGCCTGCTCCTCTGCTGAGGACCCGGGTGGCCTGGGGGCCGCAGGCGGCTGTGACGCCCTTGACCACCTGGGTACCTTTGATGACGCCGTCGTCACCGTGTCGTCTGCCCTGAGCGACAGCGAGGCGGAGCGTTTTGAGGTCTCCCTGACCGCCTTCGAGGAGTGCACGGGGATTGACGTCGTCCACACCGGCTCGGACTCCATGGAGACCGATCTGCTGGAGGGGGCCGGAGTTGGCTCTACTCCGTCGGCGGGCCAGGGGCTGCCGGACCTGGCGATCGTCCCCCAGCCCGGGCTGGTGGACGAGCTGGCTCGGGCGGGCGCGCTTGTGGCTCTGCCTGACCGGGTCAACGCGAACATCGAGATCGGCTGGAACCGTCAGTGGGCGCAGATGGGCACCTATGACGGTACTCCCTACGCGGCACCGCTCATGGCCTCGGTCAAGTCCTTCATCTGGTACTCGCCGGTGGCCTTTGAGGAGGGCGGCTACGAGGTGCCCCGGTCCTGGGCCGACCTGGAGGCCCTGACCGAGCAGGTGGTGGAGGACCACCCTGACGGGGCGGTCACCCCCTGGTGCCTGGGCCTGGCCGACGGTGAGTCAACTGGCTGGACCATGACGGACTGGCTGGAGGACGCGATGCTGGTTACCCAGGGGCCGGGCGCCTACGACGCCTGGGCCGGGCACCAGTCCGCGCTTGACGACGTCTCCGCTGTCAGGGCGCTCACGGCAGTGGACGACCTGGTCCTGGCCGACGGGCACGTGGACGGTGGCCGGGAGGCCGCTGCCGCCAGGAGCGTGGAGGAGGCGGGTGCTGCCCTGCTGGAGGGGCGCTGCCTCATGCTGCACGCCTCGTCCTCCTTTGAGACCATGCTGCCCGAGGGGACCGTGGTCACCGACACCGACGGGCACAGCCCGGTGGCCTACTCCACGCAGCGTGACACGGAGGACGTCGGGGGCGCGGAGAGCCCCGGAGGCAGGGGGGCGCCCTCCCAGGTCCCCAGCCCGACTGCGAGGCCGACGGCGTCCTCGGCCTCCACGACGGTGCGTACCGGTGCTACCGTCTCCGCCTTCCTCACGCCCTCTGCCGACCGTAGTACCGCCCCGGTGCTCGTGGGCAGCGACTACCTGGTGGCCCTGGCGGAGGGAGAGGCCCAGGCAGCGCTCATGGACTACCTGACCTCGGCGCACTGGGCGCAGGAGAGGGCCTCCCTGGGGGGCGTGGCTACTGCGCACCAGGGTGTGGACGCCTCCCAGATCCCCAGCGACGTGGCCAGGCGTGCCACGACCCTGCTGCAGTCCCGGGAGACCACGGTCCGTATGGATGCCAGCGACTCCATGCCTGCCGTGGTGGGTGCCGAGGCGCTGTGGGCGGACCTGACCCGGTGGACCACGGGCGAGCTCAGTCCCAAGGAGGCCCTGTCCAGCGCGGAGAAGAGCTGGCCCCAGGAGGGCTAG